One region of Mycobacterium riyadhense genomic DNA includes:
- a CDS encoding IniB N-terminal domain-containing protein, giving the protein MTSLVDYILSLFRSEEAARSFVASPGQAMTSAGLINISPTQLSSVAASTVPGLALPADDPIGGLRQAVSNQFGFAPASDAVFAADPGFVSEPAFAAASYAPALVAQDAGVVASDAGLVAADVGAGLGLQTGVGGFMPSFAFVQPTGGFGTQVGLGAQASLGLSVGFEAEIGAQIGAGVGVGVGGQTGLGAGLGFGIGGQAAVGAQVGGGFGLGVGGQTGLGVGLGGQAGIGGAIGGQAGVDVGGQAGIVGGAGLGLGGGIAGQAGIGGAIGGQAGVGLGGQAGLGIGGQAGAAIGGSAGGQAGIVARAVGNGQIGVGGQAGGAVGGQAGVGLGGQAAIGGGAGLGAQAGIGAAGQAGLAGQAGLAGQAGLAGQAGLAGQAGLAGQAGLAGQAGLAGQAGLASQAGLAAGSSAGIASQASLGVSSQAALGGQAGVASGGGLAGVGNVSGMTGVGGNAALGAGAGAGASGQAGLIASEGAALNGAATPHVAGPLGGVGVGVGGQAGAAGGAGLGIGGNALGGQPAPTPQPATVGAAGGAGAGAQTGAGGVAAAGAGGGTVAGGAGGPGGPAGPGAHGGGALTGGAGAGTHGDILTHDGTTLGTGGVAGGGVAGGGGVTPGEYAPTVPPVGHGPVIQTGGGTGAGGQVTPPSHGPVIQTPGGAPGHGGANPPVINAPAPHVATPAPAHPAPTPAEHVPVFTPQQHVPVEQPTHHEPPSPSVFGHEPPVPHTPPAHIEPPSYGPADHYGF; this is encoded by the coding sequence ATGACCTCGCTTGTCGACTACATCCTGAGCCTGTTTCGCAGTGAAGAGGCGGCGCGGTCTTTCGTCGCGTCTCCTGGGCAGGCCATGACCAGTGCCGGGCTGATCAACATCTCGCCGACGCAACTCTCGTCGGTGGCAGCCAGCACGGTGCCCGGGCTGGCGCTCCCGGCCGACGACCCCATCGGTGGTCTGCGGCAAGCGGTGTCCAACCAGTTCGGCTTCGCTCCGGCATCGGATGCGGTCTTCGCTGCTGACCCCGGCTTCGTTTCTGAGCCGGCTTTCGCGGCCGCTAGTTATGCCCCTGCGCTTGTCGCTCAGGACGCCGGCGTTGTCGCGAGCGACGCCGGACTCGTCGCGGCCGACGTTGGCGCCGGCCTGGGCTTGCAGACCGGCGTGGGCGGGTTCATGCCGAGCTTTGCTTTCGTTCAGCCAACCGGTGGCTTCGGTACTCAGGTGGGTCTGGGTGCTCAGGCGAGCCTGGGTTTGAGTGTCGGCTTTGAGGCCGAAATCGGCGCTCAGATTGGTGCTGGCGTGGGGGTTGGCGTTGGTGGTCAGACGGGTCTGGGCGCTGGGCTCGGCTTTGGCATCGGTGGTCAAGCCGCCGTTGGCGCTCAGGTCGGCGGTGGCTTCGGTCTTGGCGTCGGCGGCCAGACAGGTCTGGGCGTGGGTCTCGGTGGCCAGGCCGGGATTGGTGGCGCCATCGGCGGTCAGGCCGGTGTTGACGTGGGTGGTCAGGCCGGGATTGTTGGCGGCGCTGGGCTTGGTCTCGGTGGTGGCATCGCTGGCCAGGCCGGGATTGGTGGCGCCATCGGCGGTCAGGCCGGTGTTGGCCTGGGTGGCCAAGCCGGCCTCGGTATCGGTGGCCAGGCCGGCGCAGCAATCGGTGGTAGCGCAGGCGGTCAGGCCGGCATCGTTGCTCGTGCGGTCGGCAACGGCCAGATCGGTGTCGGTGGGCAGGCCGGCGGTGCTGTTGGTGGCCAGGCCGGTGTGGGTCTTGGTGGCCAGGCCGCAATCGGCGGCGGCGCAGGGCTCGGTGCTCAAGCCGGTATCGGCGCCGCAGGCCAGGCCGGTCTTGCCGGCCAAGCGGGCCTGGCAGGCCAAGCGGGTCTTGCCGGCCAGGCGGGTCTGGCGGGCCAGGCGGGTCTGGCCGGACAAGCAGGTCTTGCCGGACAAGCGGGCCTGGCAGGCCAAGCCGGTCTCGCCAGCCAAGCCGGCCTTGCCGCCGGTAGTTCGGCCGGTATCGCTAGCCAGGCGAGTCTCGGCGTTAGCAGCCAGGCGGCCTTGGGCGGTCAGGCCGGTGTTGCGTCCGGCGGTGGGCTGGCGGGTGTCGGCAATGTCAGCGGCATGACCGGCGTCGGCGGCAACGCGGCACTCGGTGCCGGTGCAGGCGCCGGTGCAAGCGGCCAAGCCGGCTTGATCGCCAGCGAAGGCGCCGCGCTGAATGGCGCCGCTACCCCGCACGTGGCTGGACCGCTAGGCGGCGTGGGCGTGGGCGTGGGCGGTCAGGCCGGTGCGGCCGGCGGCGCGGGCCTGGGCATCGGCGGCAACGCGCTGGGCGGCCAACCGGCCCCGACACCCCAACCGGCAACCGTTGGCGCTGCGGGCGGAGCTGGCGCCGGAGCCCAGACGGGTGCCGGGGGCGTTGCGGCCGCCGGAGCCGGCGGTGGCACCGTGGCTGGTGGCGCTGGCGGACCCGGTGGACCGGCCGGACCTGGCGCACACGGCGGCGGCGCGCTGACTGGCGGAGCCGGCGCCGGGACGCACGGCGACATCCTCACCCATGACGGCACCACGCTCGGAACCGGTGGCGTCGCCGGCGGTGGCGTCGCCGGCGGTGGCGGTGTGACCCCCGGCGAGTACGCGCCAACGGTTCCCCCGGTCGGCCACGGTCCTGTCATCCAAACCGGCGGCGGTACCGGTGCCGGCGGCCAGGTGACTCCTCCGTCACACGGTCCCGTCATACAGACACCTGGCGGCGCTCCGGGTCATGGTGGCGCCAACCCGCCGGTGATCAATGCGCCGGCGCCACACGTCGCGACGCCTGCACCGGCTCATCCGGCTCCTACTCCGGCCGAGCATGTACCGGTATTCACGCCACAGCAGCACGTGCCGGTCGAGCAGCCAACCCATCACGAGCCGCCGAGCCCCTCTGTGTTCGGGCATGAGCCACCGGTGCCGCACACGCCGCCGGCGCACATCGAACCGCCGTCGTACGGTCCGGCCGACCACTACGGGTTCTGA